CAAATCTTACAAACCTCCTCATTGCGATCGTTCTTGTTAGGTGGATTGTGTATGCGCGAGTTGTTCGTGGGCTTGTCTTAACGGAAAAAGAGAAGGAATACGTTCTTGTTTCGCAAACATCGCACTCAACTGCCTTAAAAACGATTCGTATGCACATCTTGCCTCAGGTCATTCCAGATATCATTGTCATGGCAGCCATTGATGTTGGAAAGGTGATTCTACTCGTTTCCTCCTTTTCCTATATCGGATTGGGCGCACAGCCACCTATTCCAGAATGGGGAGCCATGCTTAATGACGGCAGAGCCTATTTCCAGGTCAATCCTTTGTTGATGGTCTATCCAGGGTTAGCGATCATGCTAACAGTTCTTTGTTTCAACCTCTTAGGTGATGGGCTGAAGAATCATTTTGATATTCGTAGAGGGGGGGCAGAAATTGAGTGAAAGTCTAATCGTTATTAAAAACTTGACCGTTGAAAGCAGAGGAAATCCTTTAATCAAAGGCATCGATATGGAAGTAGATCAAGGACAAATTGCTGCACTAATCGGCGAAAGCGGCAGTGGAAAAAGTTTGACCGCTAAAGCCATATTAGGTCTTTTACCTGAGGAGATGAAAGTGACAGGACAGATTTTATATAAGGGACGGGACTTGTTGCAGATGAAGGAAAAAGAACGTCGCCAATTGCTTGGAAGAGACATCAGTCTGATCTTTCAAGACTATCGTGGAAGCTTTACTCCCTATATCAAAATCGGAAAACAAATGATCGAAACGATCCGCACTCATCAACGCATTTCCAAAAAAGCAGCGAAAGAAGCAGCTCTCCTTGTTTTGGAAGAAACCGGCCTGGACAGTGAACGGGTGTTTAAAAGCTATCCATTTCAATTGAGCGGGGGACAAGTGCAGCGTGCAGCCATCTCGATGACACTAGCCATTAAGCCGAGTCTTCTCATTTGTGATGAAATCACGACCGCATTGGATTTAATGAATGGAGAAAAAGTACTAAGTTATATCGATAAAGTACGCAGAGAAACGGACTGTGCCGTTCTGATGATTACCCATGATCTCGCAAAAGCCTATAAGTGGTCAGACAGGATTCATGTCATGTACGAGGGAGTTATTGTAGAAGAGGGATCCTCAGAACGAATCCGTTGCGACCATCAACATCCGTACACGAAAAAACTCTGCTCTTGCTTATTGTCACTCCCCGGTGAACGACAGCCATCGACCAGCGAAAGGGCGAATTCCCTATGAATACTTTGCGAGTAGAAAATCTATCAAAAGATTATTCTAAAAACCTGCAAGCACTGAACCAGCTTTCTTTTTCTGTGGATCAAGGGGGGTCTTTTGGGATCGTTGGAGAGAGCGGAAGTGGGAAAAGTACATTAGCCAGAATTTTAGTCGGCCTGGAAACCTTTAAGGAGGGGATGATTACGTTTCAAGGAAGTCCGATCGTACCTAAGAAACGTGCTCCTTTACGAGCGTACCGCAAGAATGTCCAGATGATCTTCCAGGACGCTGCCAGTGCTTTAAATCCAAAACTTCCAATCTGGAAAAGCCTACTGGAACCTCTGAAGAATTATAAAGAATTCACGCCGTCTTTTATACAAGGAGATGGCCTTTCAGATAAAGAAATCGCAGGGGAACTTTTGGGGTTGGTGGGTTTGGACAGTAGCCTGGCTGAACGATATCCCGATGAGCTAAGCGGAGGTCAGAAGCAAAGGGTGAGTATCGCAAGGGCGATCAGTCTCCAACCTTCGCTCCTCATCTGCGATGAACCAACTGCCAGCCTGGATGTAACGATGCAAGTGCAAATACTTACTCTCCTAAAAGCGTTGCAAAAACAATTGAACATCACGATCTTATTCATCTCGCACGATATAAGAGCGGTAACCTTCCTATGCGAAAGAATCATCGTCCTAAAAGAAGGGGGCATGGTGGATCAGTTCATATTAGAGGATATGTATGAGCGAGAAAGAGATCCTTATACAAAGGCACTGATTGCCGCAGCTTCCCTGGATTGATGTTGTATTTTTCACTATGATGCGGTTTGTGTGGAAGATGTACTCATTCCTTTTAATCGGGGTGAGGATGCGCCTTCCGTCGAGAATCGAAAGATCCCCCTTTTTACTAGGAAGTTATAGAAGGAGAATAGTATGTATCCAGAAGCAACATCTTTAGAAATCAAGAAAGCATGCAGCCATAAAGAGTATCTGCGTTTAGCAATCCCCCTCGTCATATCAGGGATCTCGACTCCGCTTCTTGGGGCGGTGGACACGGCTGTTGTCGGCCGAATGCCTGATCCGATTTCCATTGGGGGAGTCGCAATCGGGGCCGTTATCTTTAATACGATGTACTGGCTCCTTGGATTTTTGAGAGTTAGCACCAGCGGGTTTACGTCGCAGGCAGAAGGGCTTAAGGATGAAAGGGAGATCCTATTAACCTTTTTCAGACCCACGATCATCGCTATCCTGTTCGGTTTGCTTTTTCTCTTTTTGCAGGAGCCAATCTTGCATATCTCTTTAATGCTGATCGGTGGAAGTGAAGACGTTTCAGGAATTGCCGCGTCCTATTTTACCATCCGAATCTGGGGAGCACCTTTCATTCTATTAAGCTATGTGATGATTGGTTGGCTCATAGGAATGGGAAAAGTCCGGCTTGCACTCGCCACACAGGTGGTGATGAATGTCCTGAATATTTTTTTGGATTTCATCTTTGTGCTTGGACTTGAAATGGGCGTCACAGGGGTGGCTTACGCAACATTGATCTCTGAAGTCACAGCGGTATTGTTCGGCGCCGTAGTTATCTATCGATCAATCAAGCCAGGCCTTAAGGAAATTCGGTTGAGGATGTTGACCGAACTTGAACCACTTCAAAAAATGTTCAAAGTGAACCGAGACTTGTTCTTGCGTACAATCTGCCTCTTGGCGATGACGATCCTATTCACTTCAAAAGGAGCAAGTATGGGCGAAGTTATCTTAGCTGGCAATGCGATCCTCTTGCAAATTCATTATATGATGGCTTACTTGTTCGGAGGTTTCGCAAATGCGTCCAGCATCCTAGTCGGAAGGTCGATTGGAAGTGGAAACCGACTGCTGTACACCCGCGCTTTTCACTTATCAGCACAATGGGGATTGGGATCTGCCGCTTTTCTCTCCCTCGTTATGGTGTTATGGGGTCAGGAAACCGTTTCTCTCTTTACAACGATAGAAGCAGTGCGGGCAGCTGCCCAAGATCAACTCATCTGGATGGTCCTCTTTCCTATTCTCGGATTTTGGGGACTGCAGCTGGAAGGGATATTCTCAGGCGCCACTCAAGCAGAACCAATACGAGATTCGATCCTTCTGGCCTTGCTTCTGTTCCTGCCAGCAATCTGGCTGACTGTTCCCATCCTAGGAAACTCGGGAATTTGGTTAAGCTTCATTCTTTTCAGTTTCGGTAGGTCATTGTTTTTATCACTGTATATTCCAAAGCTAGGGAAGAAAAGCTTCAAGCACGAAGGAGCAGGTTCCATGTCTCGGTCGCTGATGTCCATGAAGACCTGATTCTGGG
The sequence above is drawn from the Pseudalkalibacillus hwajinpoensis genome and encodes:
- the nikC gene encoding nickel transporter permease, which gives rise to MKTAAIQAPLNVRKINLVLGLLLALFIVGVMLIGGWLVPHDPFLVDMGNRLQSSSSAHWLGTDQLGRDILARIVYGAKLTIGLGTVAIVAAIVIGVPVGLLSGYVGGKVDAILMRIVDGILSFPDFILAIAIAGILGPNLTNLLIAIVLVRWIVYARVVRGLVLTEKEKEYVLVSQTSHSTALKTIRMHILPQVIPDIIVMAAIDVGKVILLVSSFSYIGLGAQPPIPEWGAMLNDGRAYFQVNPLLMVYPGLAIMLTVLCFNLLGDGLKNHFDIRRGGAEIE
- a CDS encoding ABC transporter ATP-binding protein — protein: MSESLIVIKNLTVESRGNPLIKGIDMEVDQGQIAALIGESGSGKSLTAKAILGLLPEEMKVTGQILYKGRDLLQMKEKERRQLLGRDISLIFQDYRGSFTPYIKIGKQMIETIRTHQRISKKAAKEAALLVLEETGLDSERVFKSYPFQLSGGQVQRAAISMTLAIKPSLLICDEITTALDLMNGEKVLSYIDKVRRETDCAVLMITHDLAKAYKWSDRIHVMYEGVIVEEGSSERIRCDHQHPYTKKLCSCLLSLPGERQPSTSERANSL
- a CDS encoding ABC transporter ATP-binding protein — protein: MNTLRVENLSKDYSKNLQALNQLSFSVDQGGSFGIVGESGSGKSTLARILVGLETFKEGMITFQGSPIVPKKRAPLRAYRKNVQMIFQDAASALNPKLPIWKSLLEPLKNYKEFTPSFIQGDGLSDKEIAGELLGLVGLDSSLAERYPDELSGGQKQRVSIARAISLQPSLLICDEPTASLDVTMQVQILTLLKALQKQLNITILFISHDIRAVTFLCERIIVLKEGGMVDQFILEDMYERERDPYTKALIAAASLD
- a CDS encoding MATE family efflux transporter, with product MYPEATSLEIKKACSHKEYLRLAIPLVISGISTPLLGAVDTAVVGRMPDPISIGGVAIGAVIFNTMYWLLGFLRVSTSGFTSQAEGLKDEREILLTFFRPTIIAILFGLLFLFLQEPILHISLMLIGGSEDVSGIAASYFTIRIWGAPFILLSYVMIGWLIGMGKVRLALATQVVMNVLNIFLDFIFVLGLEMGVTGVAYATLISEVTAVLFGAVVIYRSIKPGLKEIRLRMLTELEPLQKMFKVNRDLFLRTICLLAMTILFTSKGASMGEVILAGNAILLQIHYMMAYLFGGFANASSILVGRSIGSGNRLLYTRAFHLSAQWGLGSAAFLSLVMVLWGQETVSLFTTIEAVRAAAQDQLIWMVLFPILGFWGLQLEGIFSGATQAEPIRDSILLALLLFLPAIWLTVPILGNSGIWLSFILFSFGRSLFLSLYIPKLGKKSFKHEGAGSMSRSLMSMKT